The window ACCGATCGCGCGAAATGGGGCAAATCCTCCCCCTCTTCGTGGTGCGCAATTCGAAGCGGGTCCGCGGCGGGCCCCGTAAGCTCCCGTCATGCAGGTGATCCAGTCAACGAAACTCGCCAATGTCTGCTACGAGATCCGCGGGCCCGTGCTCGAAGAGGCCATGCGGCTCGAAGCAGCAGGTCATCGCATCCTCAAGCTCAACACCGGCAACCCCGCAGCCTTCGGCTTCGACTGCCCGCCGGAGATCCTTGAGGACATGCTCCGCAACCTGGGCAACGCCCACGGTTACGGGGACGCGAAGGGGCTGCTCTCCGCGCGGCGCGCGGTGGTGCAGCACTACCAGACCAAGGGCATCGAGCTGGACGTCGAGGACATCTACCTCGGCAACGGCGTCTCCGAACTGATCCAGATGTCGATGCAGGCCCTGCTCGACGACGGTGACGAGGTACTGGTCCCCGCGCCGGACTACCCGCTCTGGACCGCCTCGGTCAGCCTGGCCGGCGGCACCGCCGTCCACTACCGCTGCGACGAGCAGGCCGACTGGATGCCGGACCTCGCGGACATCGAGCGGAAGATCACCGACCGCACCCGCGCGCTCGTGATCATCAACCCGAACAATCCGACCGGCGCCGTCTACGACGACGAGATGCTGCGCGGGCTCACGGACATCGCGCGGCGCCACAACCTCGTCGTCTGTTCGGACGAGATCTACGACCGGATCCTGTTCGACGGCGCCACGCACACGAACACGGCCGCGATCGCGCCGGACCTGCTGACCCTGACGTTCAACGGGCTCTCCAAGAACTACCGCGTCGCCGGCTTCCGGGCCGGCTGGATGGCGGTCTGCGGGCCCAAGCAGCACGCCTCGTCGTACATCGAGGGCCTGACGATCCTGGCGAACATGCGACTGTGCGCCAACATGCCCTCACAGCATGCCGTCGCCACGGCCCTCGGCGGCCGGCAGTCGATCGTGGACCTGGTCCTGCCCGGCGGACGGCTGCTGGAGCAGCGCGACACCGCGTACGACCTGCTGACGCGGATCCCCGGCATCACCTGCGTGAAGCCGAAGGGCGCCCTGTACCTCTTCCCGCGAC of the Streptomyces sp. NBC_01426 genome contains:
- a CDS encoding pyridoxal phosphate-dependent aminotransferase, with product MQVIQSTKLANVCYEIRGPVLEEAMRLEAAGHRILKLNTGNPAAFGFDCPPEILEDMLRNLGNAHGYGDAKGLLSARRAVVQHYQTKGIELDVEDIYLGNGVSELIQMSMQALLDDGDEVLVPAPDYPLWTASVSLAGGTAVHYRCDEQADWMPDLADIERKITDRTRALVIINPNNPTGAVYDDEMLRGLTDIARRHNLVVCSDEIYDRILFDGATHTNTAAIAPDLLTLTFNGLSKNYRVAGFRAGWMAVCGPKQHASSYIEGLTILANMRLCANMPSQHAVATALGGRQSIVDLVLPGGRLLEQRDTAYDLLTRIPGITCVKPKGALYLFPRLDPSVYKIKDDRQMVLDLLRSEKIMVVHGTGFNWPEPDHFRIVTLPNAKDLADAVTRIGTFLDGYSQP